From Anopheles darlingi chromosome 2, idAnoDarlMG_H_01, whole genome shotgun sequence, the proteins below share one genomic window:
- the LOC125948997 gene encoding PAX-interacting protein 1 isoform X1, translating to MNVDPASVGINLESLQLKEGLFRNVKCYVTGTLDPKINKLLEDGGASISKYMDFSTHVVCGLNYDENDITEATELYEIPTVTEAWVVASVRLGRLASTKAYFPLKTGIFCGLRFAATQLDNRDLRKLYATLTFHGGTFSVRLDRTTTHLVCGSPRGAPYNKALSCGTGVNIVTPDWVVDCLATTSLQPVAKYHPRLLLEQLYFKQSAAAATSKAPVEKQPLNSILGFDFEEGIAKTEVTVHATSKKDGTRAKHGAEPVGSTKQVTSGAVGQLLSTPPRYVRAQLQQQQQQSPQMQQQSPRLRGPAPQGVNIQQQQQQQQLQKALHQQQQLQQQQQLQQQQQQQQQQQQQPQQQQQQHQQQQQQQQIQQQQIQQQQQPMSIMNSSNNILQQSLQQPQQQTQMNFPQTQGGTIIQQIIQSPLQNSPQSQQQQQQQLGQQGKQNIQVVYKSGSNQPLQQQFSTGTVSTGMDGQQQTKQIVRQITINQSQVQPSQQMTQGQLQQQQQQQPQQQQNMQQMQVSHPTQQIIQVSQSQPLQQQIIQVQRTVAPNQQQMQFNQQQMQFQQQQQQQQQQQQQQQQQQQQQQQQQQQQQQQQQQQQQQQQQQQQQQQQQQQQQQQQQQQQQQQQQQQQQQQQQQQQQQQQQQQQQQQQQQQQQQQQQQQQQQQQQQQQQQQQQQQQQQQQQPQQQQMSSQQGNPLTSSSPSTGGQITMMNNSQQIQGQPKFIQQTIIQSMGPNYQTVTKQVVVEQQQQQDSAQQQQQQQQSMQQLQSQQSPMQQQTLKTMGPGQPQVVQRIVQQQVFPGQNIVIVNQSNNQQQIISSGGGQPINAQQRIQYMQQQQQQQQQQQQKSQLQQQQIIVSNTGTMSSANPQQQQIIQQRTIVSSQDGTNGQNVMLQQRTQQMQPQQQQQGPVMQGQQLQQSPQQQQQLLIQGQQQQPMQQQIIQTSANGQQQTIVVQQQPPTMMQQGTMVQQQIISSGQQQQSQQQQQPLVINQQQIIQQSVVPNQIQQQPPQQQMIQQTIGTAGPIMQQPQGQMQSNQPIIQQQILGPGPVQQQQQQQQQPMMASGSTEQMLQAGLGGNEMMLPQQQPQTPTQQTPGTPQPWTPQSPLQQPGTPFSTQQSPQQMQQSPQQMQQSPVHQQQQGSMLPSGATIVQQTIVQSPQGLGPGQPGGQPQFIRTTLRPQMQRQLIQLDPQARADLMKLDPAGQQEYISRLQAKQNQMHRQQQAAMQVRPGHPGMHPGPRQQIVIRSPMPQGMNQQQQVRWLHHQQQQQQQQQQQQQQQQAQQQQQQQQQQRQQQNASQVVVRPGAPGLSPITQQAIGAGPRTPYPVDPNGSLQQQQQQQRMLQHRLLQMQLQRDQVQKTQQQAAQQQQQQQPGVQPLPGQMISSRTPGAGFQPEVVVGSDGNAMIVQQQTLVPAGSASVVGGNGGNTVAQSVQDPTGAAGTLQSHQQQQMQNKTKTALANMLSSRLGNGGTVTGPGVPAGPSGVTTLVEGGVTPGPEPSASGTLRLMTAQHNAALQQTMGRSPQEILALQQQQQQQQQVQQQQVQQQQQQQISQQMLHPQQQQQQQQQLQQQIVRRTLGNMNNSGMVQTALGPGGPVGGGPMVNQIMQPSSGAIAIGPGGVGGPVMMQSAAAVAVAMKGGPAQFSPGRGPLHRPQYYGHNPNLKLHPELFLLGCTFHIIEYDETNSAAEIEEWKAIIKKHGGEIESYYGPKVTHVLCRTQRHGVVMQAIRDAKRCITVYWLNDIVLKRQLQPPWQALHLPTPAIFGTQKPATKHNMSITGFEGEERLRIKQMIEESGARMTPYFSKSNTVLICRQIDNQKYKFAKEWNVPAVNTVWLSDILLGNLNAMQQCEAAKYQQFNLSCHFRVDYNLVMHLMTAWKSPINLTQESHERAKRTLSELPPPTTGIKKPRTLPPMEPIPAEIICQRPPEATGDTMPIVLFSQIDNTEGLSRAVITLGGKVANGPTEATHLVMTRVARTVKLILALATVRHLVSSKWLSDSATAGYFLPIDSYQLDVAELNEQFKCDLLKVLESPTRGKLFEGKVFFVTPQVKPACKDVRQMIELGGGTVEKNPRTIKRIREANAEKPGSYVIVSCPEDRIIIQPFIQKGGKHAVCQICTTEYVMQSIMQQRLCIEPHIIKWELGS from the exons ATGAATGTGGATCCGGCATCCGTTGGCATCAACTTAGAGAGCCTTCAGCTCAAGGAAGGGCTGTTTAGGAACGTTAAGTGCTACGTGACGGGTACGCTAGATCCGAAG ATTAACAAACTGTTAGAGGATGGCGGTGCATCGATTTCGAAATATATGGACTTCAGCACCCACGTCGTGTGCGGGTTGAACTATGACGAGAATGACATTACGGAGGCAACAGAACTTTACGAAATTCCGACCGTGACCGAGGCCTGGGTAGTCGCGTCTGTTCGGCTGGGACGGCTTGCATCAACGAAGGCATATTTCCCGCTCAAAACAGGCATATTCTGTGGATTACGGTTTGCGGCTACTCAGCTCGATAACCGCGATCTTCGTAAGCTGTATGCTACACTCACGTTTCACGGTGGAACGTTCAGTGTTCGGCTGGATCGCACCACCACACATCTGGTTTGCGGAAGTCCACGTGGGGCTCCCTATAATAAGGCACTGTCTTGCGGTACAGGTGTGAATATAGTAACTCCAGACTGGGTTGTCGATTGCTTGGCAACGACAAGCCTTCAACCAGTTGCAAAGTATCATCCTCGATTGCTACTTGAGCAGCTTTATTTCAAACAAtcggccgctgccgctaccAGCAAAGCGCCTGTGGAAAAACAACCGTTAAACAGCATTTTAGGGTTTGATTTTGAAGAAGGTATCGCCAAAACGGAGGTAACGGTTCACGCTACTAGCAAAAAGGACGGCACAAGGGCAAAACATGGTGCAGAACCTGTTGGCAGTACGAAACAAGTGACAAGTGGAGCGGTTGGTCAACTATTGTCTACTCCTCCGCGCTATGTGAGAGCTCAattacagcagcaacaacagcaatcgcCCCAGATGCAGCAACAGTCACCCAGATTGCGTGGACCAGCTCCACAAGGTGTCAacatacaacagcaacagcagcagcagcagttacaaAAGGCCttacatcaacagcaacagcttcagcagcaacagcagcttcagcaacaacagcaacaacagcaacaacagcaacaacagccacagcagcagcagcagcaacatcaacaacaacaacaacaacaacagatacaacagcagcaaattcaacagcagcagcaacctatGAGCATAATGAACTCAAGCAATAACATCTTGCAGCAATCGctacagcagccacagcaacagacGCAAATGAACTTTCCGCAAACACAGGGTGGCACTATTATTCAGCAAATCATACAATCCCCTCTACAAAACAGCCCACAatctcagcagcaacagcagcagcagctcggccaGCAAGGCAAACAGAACATACAAGTTGTTTACAAAAGTGGTAGTAatcaaccgttgcaacaacaatTTAGCACAGGCACTGTTTCGACTGGAATGgatggacaacaacaaacaaaacaaattgttcGCCAGATTACCATTAATCAATCTCAAGTGCAACCGTCTCAGCAAATGACTCAAGGgcagcttcagcaacagcaacaacagcaaccgcagcaacaacaaaatatgCAACAAATGCAAGTTTCGCATCCAACTCAACAAATCATACAAGTATCCCAATCACAACCATTACAACAGCAAATTATTCAAGTGCAACGTACTGTTGCTCCGaaccagcaacaaatgcaattcaatcagcagcagatgcagttccagcagcagcagcagcagcagcagcagcaacagcagcaacagcagcaacagcagcaacagcagcaacaacagcagcaacagcagcagcagcagcagcagcagcagcagcaacagcaacagcaacagcaacagcaacagcaacagcaacagcaacagcaacagcagcagcagcaacagcagcaacagcagcaacagcagcagcagcagcagcagcaacagcaacagcagcagcagcaacagcagcaacagcagcaacagcaacaacagcagcagcaacaacaacaacaacaacaacaacaacaacaacaacaacaacaacaacaacaacaacaacagcagcagcagcagcagcagcagcagcagccacaacaacagcaaatgtCGTCACAACAGGGAAATCCTCTTACATCCTCTTCGCCGTCGACCGGTGGGCAAATCACAATGATGAACAATAGTCAACAAATTCAAGGGCAGCCCAAATTCATACAACAAACGATTATCCAATCAATGGGACCAAATTATCAAACGGTTACCAAACAGGTTGTtgtcgaacagcagcaacagcaagattcagcacagcagcaacaacaacaacaacagtcaatGCAACAGTTACAATCCCAACAATCTCCTATGCAACAGCAGACATTGAAAACAATGGGTCCTGGACAACCTCAGGTCGTCCAGAGGATCGTACAGCAACAGGTTTTTCCAGGGCAAAACATCGTGATTGTTAACCAATCGAATAATCAGCAACAGATTATTTCCAGCGGTGGAGGCCAGCCAATTAATGCTCAACAACGTATTCAGTacatgcaacaacagcaacagcaacaacagcagcaacaacaaaaatctcagttgcagcagcagcaaataatTGTAAGCAATACTGGAACGATGTCCTCTGCTaatccacagcaacaacaaataatACAACAGCGCACTATCGTGTCCTCTCAGGATGGTACAAATGGCCAGAATGTCATGCTACAGCAGCGAACACAACAGatgcaaccacagcagcaacagcaaggtcCTGTAATGCAAGGTCAACAACTTCAGCAATCtccccaacaacagcagcagttgttaaTTCAaggtcaacagcaacagccgatGCAACAACAGATCATTCAAACATCTGCTAacggacagcagcaaacgattgttgtgcagcagcagccacctaCAATGATGCAACAAGGTacgatggtgcagcagcaaatcatTTCGtccggtcagcagcaacaatctcaacagcaacagcagccgttGGTCATaaaccagcagcaaattaTACAACAATCCGTTGTTCCGAATCAGatacaacagcagccaccgcaaCAGCAAATGATACAACAAACAATCGGCACGGCTGGACCCATCATGCAGCAACCGCAGGGGCAAATGCAATCGAATCAACCTATCATTCAGCAGCAAATATTGGGGCCAGGCCCtgttcaacaacagcagcagcagcaacagcaaccgatgaTGGCCAGTGGTTCAACAGAACAGATGCTTCAAGCTGGTCTaggaggaaatgaaatgatgttgccacagcagcaaccacaaacCCCTACACAGCAAACTCCCGGTACTCCACAACCGTGGACACCGCAAAGTCCTCTCCAGCAACCAGGGACACCCTTTTCGACACAGCAATCTCCACAGCAAATGCAACAATCGCCACAACAGATGCAACAGTCACcagtacaccagcagcagcagggttcGATGCTCCCCTCTGGTGCGACGATCGTACAGCAAACGATCGTACAATCACCACAAGGTCTTGGCCCTGGTCAACCGGGTGGTCAGCCGCAATTCATTCGCACGACTCTCCGGCCTCAAATGCAGCGACAGCTGATCCAGCTTGATCCGCAGGCGCGTGCAGACCTCATGAAGCTTGATCCAGCCGGTCAGCAGGAATACATAAGCCGACTGCAGGCTAAACAAAATCAGATGCATCGTCAGCAACAGGCGGCCATGCAGGTTCGACCCGGGCACCCTGGTATGCATCCGGGTCCTCGACAGCAGATCGTCATACGCAGCCCCATGCCTCAGGGCAtgaatcaacagcagcaggtccgttggcttcatcatcagcagcagcagcaacagcaacaacaacaacaacagcagcagcagcaagcccagcagcagcagcagcagcagcagcaacaacgacaacaacaaaacgctTCCCAGGTGGTTGTGCGGCCTGGAGCACCAGGATTGAGTCCTATCACGCAACAAGCGATCGGTGCAGGTCCCCGAACTCCGTATCCGGTTGATCCGAATGGTtcattgcaacaacaacaacagcaacagcgtaTGCTACAACACCGTCTACTCCAGATGCAACTACAGCGTGACCAGGTTCAGAAAACCCAACAGCAAGCtgctcagcaacagcagcagcaacagccaggaGTACAGCCATTGCCTGGACAAATGATTTCATCACGCACCCCGGGGGCTGGCTTTCAACCGGAGGTGGTTGTCGGATCGGATGGAAACGCAATGATTGTTCAACAGCAAACGCTTGTTCCGGCTGGTTCTGCCTCTGTTGTTGGAGGCAACGGTGGTAACACAGTAGCACAGTCAGTACAGGATCCTACAGGCGCCGCTGGTACATTACAatcgcatcagcaacagcaaatgcaaaataaaaccaaaactgCCCTGGCCAATATGCTGAGCAGTCGCCTGGGCAATGGTGGTACGGTAACGGGACCGGGTGTTCCGGCGGGTCCGAGTGGTGTTACGACTCTGGTTGAGGGTGGCGTAACACCCGGTCCTGAACCATCAGCGTCCGGCACATTACGTCTGATGACGGCTCAGCACAATGCTGCGCTTCAGCAGACTATGGGACGATCGCCTCAAGAGATTCTTGctcttcagcaacagcagcagcagcaacaacaagtgcaacagcagcaagtacaacaacagcagcaacagcagatttCACAACAAATGTTAcatccacaacagcagcaacaacagcagcaacagctgcagcagcaaatcgttCGTCGAACATTGGGCAATATGAACAACAGTGGTATGGTGCAAACAGCACTTGGACCGGGTGGACCCGTTGGCGGTGGTCCTATGGTCAATCAAATCATGCAACCCTCTTCTGGTGCCATAGCTATCGGCCCTGGAGGAGTGGGTGGTCCGGTTATGATGCAATcggcagcagccgtagcagtGGCGATGAAAGGAGGCCCGGCACAATTCAGTCCCGGCCGTGGCCCACTCCATCGGCCCCAGTATTATGGTCACAATCCGAATCTAAAGCTACATCCTGAGCTCTTCCTGCTTGGTTGCACCTTCCACATAATCGAGTACGATGAGACGAACAGTGCGGCCGAAATTGAGGAATGGAAAGCGATCATCAAAAAGCATGGCGGTGAAATCGAGTCATACTATGGACCAAAGGTGACCCATGTACTCTGTCGCACTCAGCGCCACGGTGTGGTCATGCAGGCGATCCGCGATGCGAAACGTTGCATCACGGTGTATTGGTTGAACGATATCGTCTTGAAGCGACAGCTGCAGCCACCGTGGCAGGCACTGCACCTACCGACACCGGCTATCTTCGGTACGCAGAAACCGGCCACTAAGCATAACATGTCGATCACCGGATTCGAGGGCGAGGAGCGACTGCGCATCAAGCAGATGATCGAGGAGTCGGGAGCACGAATGACGCCTTACTTCTCCAAGTCCAACACCGTGTTAATCTGCCGACAGATCGACAATCAGAAGTACAAGTTCGCCAAGGAGTGGAACGTCCCGGCGGTGAACACAGTTTGGCTGAGTGACATACTGCTCGGCAATCTAAATGCGATGCAGCAGTGTGAGGCGGCCAAGTATCAACAATTCAACTTAAGCTGTCACTTCCGTGTCGACTATAACCTAGTGATGCACCTGATGA CTGCGTGGAAGTCACCGATCAATTTAACTCAGGAATCGCACGAACGTGCGAAACGTACGCTCAGTGAGCTTCCTCCGCCGACGACGGGAataaaaaaaccccgaaccctTCCACCGATGGAACCGATTCCAGCAGAAATTATTTGTCAGCGTCCACCGGAGGCAACGGGCGATACCATGCCGATCGTGCTGTTCTCGCAGATTGACAATACCGAGGGATTGTCACGTGCTGTCAT AACACTTGGCGGAAAGGTAGCTAATGGGCCAACCGAAGCGACACATCTGGTGATGACGCGCGTGGCACGTACCGTCAAGCTCATCCTGGCGCTAGCGACCGTTCGCCATCTGGTGAGCAGTAAGTGGCTATCGGACAGCGCAACTGCCGGTTATTTTCTGCCCATCGATTCCTATCAGCTGGACGTTGCCGAACTGAACGAACAGTTCAAGTGCGACCTGCTGAAGGTGCTGGAGTCACCAACGCGCGGAAAACTATTCGAGGGTAAGGTGTTCTTCGTGACTCCTCAAGTAAAACCGGCTTGCAAAGATGTCCGGCAGATGATCGAGCTGGGCGGTGGTACGGTGGAAAAGAACCCTCGCACGATCAAGCGGATCCGCGAAGCGAACGCGGAGAAACCGGGCAGTTACGTGATCGTAAGCTGCCCCGAGGATCGCATCATCATACAGCCGTTCATCCAGAAGGGCGGCAAGCACGCGGTCTGCCAGATTTGCACCACCGAGTACGTGATGCAGTCGATCATGCAGCAGCGGCTGTGCATCGAACCGCATATCATCAAATGGGAGCTGGGTTCGTAG